The following proteins are encoded in a genomic region of Pikeienuella piscinae:
- a CDS encoding VOC family protein produces MSFAVDRIDHVVLNCSNVEATVTWYERVLGMERDDFAYGEDRHIALRFGEQKFNVRPAGSPNWWSVENDTPGSLDLCFVTRAPIAEVVAHLEKCAVEIANGPVEQIGALGPMTSVYFYDPDRNLIEVAVYP; encoded by the coding sequence ATGAGCTTCGCAGTCGACCGAATCGACCACGTCGTGCTCAATTGCAGCAACGTCGAAGCCACAGTCACCTGGTACGAGCGCGTGCTCGGCATGGAGCGGGATGATTTCGCCTACGGCGAGGACCGGCACATCGCACTCAGATTCGGAGAGCAGAAGTTCAACGTGAGGCCGGCCGGATCGCCGAACTGGTGGAGTGTCGAGAACGATACGCCCGGCTCGCTCGATCTCTGCTTCGTCACCCGAGCGCCGATCGCCGAAGTCGTGGCGCATCTGGAAAAATGCGCCGTCGAAATCGCCAATGGACCGGTCGAACAGATCGGCGCGCTGGGGCCGATGACCTCGGTCTATTTCTACGACCCGGACCGCAATCTCATCGAGGTCGCCGTCTACCCGTGA